One genomic region from Sorangium aterium encodes:
- the metH gene encoding methionine synthase: protein MILGERTNVAGSPKFAKLIKEGKFEEAVSVARQQVENGANVIDICMDEGMIDGVSAMTRFLLLLASEPEVAKVPFMVDSSKWEVIEAGLRCMQGKGIVNSISLKEGEAKFRENARTILKYGAAVVVMAFDEQGQAATYEDKIRICKRAYGILVDEVGFPPEDIIFDPNILTVATGMEEHNNYAVDFIEATRWIKANLPHAKVSGGVSNISFSFRGNNRVREAMHSAFLYHAIRAGMDMGIVNAGMLEVYEEIEPELRELVEDVLLNRRPDATERLVDFGEALKAKSAGAAATEKKEEEWRRGTVEERLSHALVKGIDTYIDVDTEDARAKLGRPLAVIEGPLMDGMSVVGDLFGAGKMFLPQVVKSARVMKKAVAYLTPFMEEEKAAMAAAGQEVKTQGKIVLATVKGDVHDIGKNIVGVVLACNNYEVIDMGVMVPCEKILERARQEKADLIGLSGLITPSLDEMIHVAREMERQNFKLPLLIGGATTSKAHTAVKVAPHYSEPVVHVVDASRAVPVTTSLLSEEGKAAFVAQHRAEYEKLRRLHAAPKHKLVSIEAARANRTPIEWRAEDLPVPEFTGVRVLEDFPLATLREYIDWTPFFHTWELKGVYPRILEHEKYGEQARQLFSEANALLDTIIEQKLLTARGVYGFFAASAVGDDVEVYTDGTRTKVLERFHFLRQQTAKENGEPNRSLVDFIAPRETGLRDHIAGFAVTAGIGLKELCERFRAKHDDYNAIMAEAIADRLAEAFAECLHKRVRDEWGYGRQEDLTKAELIEEKYRGIRPAAGYPACPDHTEKGTLWRLLDVEKNTGIRITESFAMWPGSSVSGLYFAHPEARYFSLGKIDRDQVVDYHARKGMTVGEVERWLGPNLNYDASN from the coding sequence ATGATCCTGGGCGAGCGCACCAACGTCGCCGGGTCGCCGAAGTTCGCGAAGCTCATCAAGGAAGGGAAATTCGAGGAAGCGGTGAGCGTGGCGCGCCAGCAGGTCGAGAACGGCGCCAACGTCATCGATATCTGCATGGACGAGGGCATGATCGACGGCGTCTCTGCGATGACGCGCTTCCTGCTGCTCCTGGCCAGCGAGCCCGAGGTGGCGAAGGTCCCGTTCATGGTGGACTCGTCGAAATGGGAGGTCATCGAGGCCGGCCTCAGGTGCATGCAGGGCAAGGGCATCGTGAACTCCATCTCGCTCAAGGAGGGCGAGGCGAAGTTCCGCGAGAACGCGAGGACCATCCTCAAGTACGGTGCCGCCGTCGTGGTCATGGCCTTCGACGAGCAAGGGCAGGCCGCCACCTACGAGGACAAGATCCGGATCTGCAAGCGCGCGTACGGCATCCTCGTCGACGAGGTGGGGTTTCCTCCCGAGGACATCATCTTCGATCCGAACATCCTCACGGTCGCCACCGGCATGGAGGAGCACAACAATTACGCCGTCGACTTCATCGAGGCCACCCGCTGGATCAAGGCCAACCTGCCGCACGCCAAGGTCAGCGGCGGCGTGTCGAACATCTCGTTCAGCTTTCGCGGCAACAACCGGGTGCGCGAGGCCATGCACTCGGCGTTCCTCTACCATGCCATCCGTGCCGGCATGGACATGGGCATCGTCAACGCGGGCATGCTCGAGGTGTACGAGGAGATCGAGCCGGAGCTCCGCGAGCTCGTCGAGGACGTCCTGCTCAACCGGCGCCCGGACGCGACGGAGCGATTGGTCGATTTCGGCGAAGCGCTGAAGGCCAAGAGCGCCGGCGCCGCCGCGACCGAGAAGAAAGAAGAGGAGTGGCGCAGAGGCACCGTCGAGGAGCGGCTGTCGCACGCGCTGGTCAAGGGCATCGACACGTACATCGATGTCGACACGGAGGACGCGCGCGCCAAGCTCGGCCGCCCGCTCGCCGTGATCGAGGGCCCGCTGATGGATGGAATGAGCGTCGTCGGAGATCTCTTCGGCGCCGGCAAGATGTTCCTGCCGCAGGTGGTGAAATCAGCGCGCGTGATGAAGAAGGCCGTCGCGTACCTCACGCCGTTCATGGAGGAGGAGAAGGCTGCGATGGCCGCCGCTGGACAGGAAGTGAAGACGCAGGGGAAGATCGTCCTCGCCACGGTGAAGGGCGATGTCCACGACATCGGCAAGAACATCGTGGGCGTCGTGCTCGCGTGCAACAACTACGAGGTGATCGACATGGGCGTCATGGTCCCGTGCGAGAAGATCCTCGAGCGCGCCAGGCAGGAGAAGGCGGATCTGATCGGCCTGAGCGGGCTGATCACGCCGTCGCTCGACGAGATGATCCACGTCGCCCGCGAGATGGAGCGGCAGAACTTCAAGCTGCCGCTCCTGATCGGCGGGGCGACGACCAGCAAGGCGCACACCGCCGTGAAGGTGGCCCCGCATTACAGCGAGCCGGTCGTGCATGTGGTCGACGCGAGCCGCGCCGTGCCCGTCACGACGAGCCTCCTGAGCGAGGAGGGCAAGGCGGCGTTCGTCGCCCAGCACCGCGCCGAGTACGAGAAGCTCCGCCGGCTCCACGCGGCGCCGAAGCACAAGCTCGTCTCCATCGAGGCCGCGCGCGCGAACCGGACGCCGATCGAATGGCGCGCCGAGGATCTGCCGGTGCCCGAGTTCACCGGCGTGCGCGTGCTCGAGGACTTCCCGCTCGCCACTTTGCGCGAGTACATCGACTGGACGCCGTTCTTCCACACGTGGGAGCTGAAGGGCGTCTATCCGCGGATCCTGGAGCACGAGAAGTACGGCGAGCAGGCGCGCCAGCTCTTCTCCGAGGCGAACGCGCTGCTCGACACGATCATCGAGCAGAAGCTGCTGACGGCGCGCGGCGTCTACGGCTTCTTCGCCGCGAGCGCCGTGGGCGACGACGTGGAGGTGTACACCGACGGGACGCGCACGAAGGTGCTCGAGCGATTTCACTTCCTGCGCCAGCAGACGGCGAAGGAGAACGGCGAGCCGAACCGGTCGCTCGTGGATTTCATCGCGCCCAGGGAGACCGGCCTCCGGGACCACATCGCCGGCTTTGCGGTCACCGCCGGGATCGGCCTGAAGGAGCTGTGCGAGCGGTTCAGGGCGAAGCACGACGACTACAACGCCATCATGGCCGAGGCGATCGCCGATCGCCTGGCCGAGGCGTTCGCCGAGTGCCTGCACAAGCGGGTGCGCGACGAGTGGGGCTATGGCCGGCAGGAGGACCTGACCAAGGCCGAACTCATCGAGGAGAAGTACCGCGGCATCCGGCCCGCGGCGGGGTACCCTGCGTGCCCGGATCACACGGAGAAAGGCACGCTCTGGCGGCTCCTCGACGTCGAGAAGAACACCGGCATCCGGATCACCGAGTCGTTCGCGATGTGGCCCGGATCGAGCGTGAGCGGCCTGTACTTCGCGCACCCGGAGGCCCGGTACTTCAGCCTGGGAAAGATCGATCGCGATCAGGTGGTCGACTACCACGCGCGCAAGGGCATGACCGTCGGGGAGGTCGAGCGCTGGCTCGGCCCGAACCTCAACTACGACGCTTCAAACTAG